A genome region from Pithys albifrons albifrons isolate INPA30051 chromosome 24, PitAlb_v1, whole genome shotgun sequence includes the following:
- the C24H1orf216 gene encoding UPF0500 protein C1orf216 homolog codes for MFAVCPPNTPFQQGRGAPTLGTATPEAEHGQDSNSNFVGEVCDSNENWSRAAPGSAPKEGSSQSENTTNPSDNLQLLMQRQMVQGRLTDAVPSPRLPEQGVRSPPEGAEGGGAGGQNTTEVGAGGCVKPPSSPGEDNGYASSSLSIDSPDSACSSTWDPPASAPHAGSPPEPEAAEPEPGTLFPALAEAVQHLQDKERFKEQEKEKHHIQLVMYRRLALLRWIHGLQQRVVDQQNRLQESFDTILDNRKELIRCMQQGPACLAATATSGP; via the coding sequence ATGTTCGCTGTCTGCCCACCCAACACCCCGTTCCAGCAGGGCCGGGGTGCCCCAACACTGGGCACAGCCACGCCAGAGGCTGAGCATGGGCAGGACTCCAACTCCAACTTCGTGGGAGAGGTGTGTGACAGCAACGAGAACTGGAGCCGGGCAGCGCCGGGGTCTGCGCCAAAGGAGGGCTCCAGCCAGAGTGAAAACACCACAAATCCGTCCGATAATCTGCAGTTATTAATGCAGAGACAGATGGTCCAGGGCCGGCTCACGGACGCCGTGCCCAGCCCAAGGCTCCCCGAGCAGGGGGTGCGCAGCCCCCCCGAGGGAGCGGAGGGCGGAGGGGCCGGGGGCCAAAACACCACTGAggtgggggctggggggtgtGTGAAACCCCCGAGCTCCCCTGGGGAGGACAATGGCTAcgccagcagctccctgagcaTCGACAGCCCCGACAGcgcctgcagcagcacctgggacCCTCCAGCCTCTGCCCCCCACGCTGGGAGCCCCCCTGAGCCAGAGGCGGCTGAGCCCGAGCCGGGAACCCtcttcccagcactggcagaggcTGTGCAGCACCTCCAGGACAAGGAGCGCTtcaaggagcaggagaaggagaagcacCACATCCAGCTGGTGATGTACCGGCGCCTGGCGCTGCTGCGCTGGATCCACGGCCTCCAGCAGAGAGTGGTGGACCAGCAGAACCGGCTGCAGGAGAGTTTCGACACCATCCTGGACAACCGCAAGGAGCTCATCCGCTGCATGCAGCAGGGCCCGGCCTGCCTGGCTGCCACAGCCACCTCTGGCCCCTGA